From a single Phragmites australis chromosome 7, lpPhrAust1.1, whole genome shotgun sequence genomic region:
- the LOC133923488 gene encoding copper transporter 6-like → MKGMAGADGMGSMAMAPPLGDHAGKTAPPHMSMTHMSFFLGDRAVVLFPGWPGARGAGAYLLCLLFVLALAALTEALAAVSRCVARRGRGEGGDGSAPASSAALLTAAHAARMGMAYLVMLAVMSFNAGVFLAAVTGHALGFLLARSRVHPGTARGSGAAARDRELGGLGIPPSDGSKP, encoded by the coding sequence ATGAAGGGCATGGCTGGCGCTGACGGCATGGGGTCCATGGCGATGGCGCCGCCGCTCGGTGACCACGCGGGGAAGACGGCGCCGCCGCACATGTCGATGACGCACATGTCCTTCTTCTTGGGCGACCGCGCGGTGGTGCTCTTCCCGGGGTGGCCGGGCGCGCGCGGCGCAGGGGCGTacctcctctgcctcctcttTGTGCTCGCCCTCGCCGCGCTCACCGAGGCGCTCGCCGCGGTCTCGCGCTGCGTcgcccgccgcggccgcggcgagggTGGCGACGGCAGCGCCCCCGCGTCCTCCGCGGCGCTGCTGACGGCGGCGCACGCGGCCAGGATGGGGATGGCGTACCTGGTGATGCTGGCCGTCATGTCGTTCAACGCCGGCGtgttcctcgccgccgtcaccgGCCACGCGCTCGGGTTCCTCCTCGCGCGGAGCAGGGTGCACCCGGGCACCGCTCGCGGGAGCGGTGCCGCCGCTCGTGACCGCGAGCTCGGTGGCTTGGGCATCCCTCCCTCGGATGGCTCCAAGCCGTAG